One Fibrobacter sp. UWP2 genomic region harbors:
- a CDS encoding toxin-antitoxin system YwqK family antitoxin, whose amino-acid sequence MRVFTFAPFFALCSIFGALLSACTIEHAEEQVLARHVNGIKKTSVWVYPDGEILKRNEWYNDGIKEFEIPYKNGEPHGDFKRWTGFGDVVLTGTYKKGKRHGKWTGFYSDKKVESYRYYKDDHPVGDWEGWHYNRNKAFEEHFDDNGDTVGVWKKWFANGNLAEEKTCFGNNANGYTKTFLENGRKDVFTDCKNGKRDGTVTVFIDNGANTVKEKSHYKQGILDGTREVFNADGKVVKREFWSNGSREGTWEWFDNDGQKIAEETFESGNGKAHGLDDFGKFCAETTFVAGVPTQLWYYRAGHSLRYEETWRDGEIAESRSFYPDSMGGRMASEGFWQRNLDGSKRHGIWRNWYPSGILRDSLTYVNGERVGEQFSYDSTGKLTIHKTEAGKNRPVIMHKLWEE is encoded by the coding sequence ATGCGCGTTTTTACTTTTGCACCTTTTTTTGCCCTTTGCTCCATTTTTGGAGCTCTCTTGAGCGCTTGCACCATAGAGCACGCCGAAGAGCAAGTGTTGGCCAGGCACGTGAACGGCATCAAGAAGACCTCCGTTTGGGTCTACCCTGACGGCGAAATTTTAAAGCGCAACGAGTGGTACAACGACGGCATCAAGGAATTCGAAATCCCGTACAAGAACGGGGAACCACACGGCGATTTCAAGCGGTGGACCGGCTTTGGCGACGTGGTGCTCACGGGCACTTACAAAAAAGGGAAGCGCCACGGAAAGTGGACCGGGTTCTATAGCGACAAAAAAGTGGAATCGTACCGCTACTACAAGGACGACCACCCCGTGGGCGACTGGGAAGGCTGGCACTACAACCGCAACAAGGCATTCGAGGAGCATTTCGACGACAATGGCGATACCGTGGGCGTCTGGAAAAAATGGTTCGCGAACGGAAACCTCGCCGAAGAAAAAACGTGCTTTGGCAACAACGCCAACGGCTACACCAAAACCTTTTTGGAAAACGGACGCAAAGACGTTTTTACCGACTGCAAGAACGGCAAACGGGACGGAACCGTCACCGTGTTCATTGACAACGGCGCCAACACAGTCAAGGAAAAATCTCATTACAAACAAGGTATCTTAGACGGCACGCGCGAAGTGTTCAACGCCGACGGCAAAGTCGTCAAGCGGGAATTCTGGAGCAACGGCAGCCGAGAAGGCACCTGGGAATGGTTCGACAACGACGGTCAAAAAATCGCCGAAGAAACTTTTGAAAGCGGCAATGGCAAAGCCCACGGTCTGGACGACTTTGGCAAATTCTGCGCCGAGACGACTTTTGTCGCCGGAGTACCGACCCAGCTATGGTACTACCGGGCAGGGCACTCCCTCAGGTACGAGGAAACCTGGCGCGACGGCGAGATTGCCGAGAGCAGGAGCTTCTACCCCGACAGCATGGGCGGCAGAATGGCGAGCGAGGGCTTTTGGCAGAGAAACCTAGACGGTTCTAAACGCCACGGCATATGGCGCAACTGGTACCCAAGCGGAATACTGCGAGACAGCCTCACCTACGTGAATGGCGAACGCGTGGGCGAACAGTTCAGTTACGACAGCACCGGCAAGCTCACGATACATAAAACCGAAGCCGGGAAGAACAGACCTGTAATCATGCACAAGCTGTGGGAAGAATAA
- a CDS encoding pyridoxamine 5'-phosphate oxidase family protein: MRRKDREVLGDENIVKIIEQCTTCHIAMVDDADAGMPYVIPMSFGYSLKDGVLELYFHCAHVGKKLDCILKNPNIAFSMCVENRIEIHEDVYCKSGRFYASVVGQGKAEIVEDVAEKCRGLSLLMERQAAGASQSMQAAPHKFEFTPAQAAAVTVLKITSTNYTGKAKSE; the protein is encoded by the coding sequence ATGCGACGTAAAGACCGTGAAGTGTTGGGCGACGAGAATATCGTAAAAATTATCGAGCAGTGCACGACATGCCACATTGCGATGGTGGACGATGCGGATGCGGGCATGCCCTACGTGATTCCGATGTCGTTCGGGTATAGTTTGAAGGACGGCGTCCTGGAGCTGTACTTCCACTGCGCGCATGTTGGCAAGAAACTCGACTGCATCCTCAAGAATCCGAATATCGCGTTCAGCATGTGCGTCGAGAACCGCATCGAGATTCACGAAGATGTTTATTGCAAGAGCGGTCGCTTTTACGCAAGCGTCGTCGGGCAGGGCAAGGCCGAAATCGTCGAAGATGTTGCCGAGAAATGCCGCGGGCTCTCGCTCCTGATGGAACGGCAGGCTGCAGGAGCCTCGCAGTCTATGCAGGCCGCCCCGCACAAGTTTGAATTCACGCCCGCGCAGGCCGCCGCCGTGACCGTATTGAAGATAACGAGCACGAACTATACCGGGAAAGCAAAGTCGGAATAA
- the pheS gene encoding phenylalanine--tRNA ligase subunit alpha gives MSEAINNVKQAFDAELAQTDLTNQEAVNNLRVKYLGKKGAVTDLMKQMGSLSAEERPAYGKLVNELKVAVSEAIDKAIETAKAAALQKKLDSGSVDVSLPGAGIGAGSTHPLYDVREEIIDFFSQMGFEVDFGRDIETDWYNFEALNTPPDHPSRDMQDTFYVDDKVMLRTHTSGTQIHYMETHKPPFRMIAPGHVFRVDNDATHAPMFQQCEGLVVDENISFADLKGVLQVFMNKLFGEGVKTRFRPSFFPFTEPSAEMDVSCVFCGGKGCRRCKGTGWMEIGGCGSVDPNVFKNCGIDSEKYTGFAFGFGLDRIAMLRHEIPEIGLLTGNDQRFLEQF, from the coding sequence ATGAGTGAAGCTATTAACAATGTGAAGCAGGCGTTTGACGCAGAACTTGCGCAAACCGACCTTACGAACCAAGAAGCCGTCAACAACCTCCGCGTGAAGTACCTGGGCAAGAAGGGGGCCGTCACCGACCTCATGAAGCAGATGGGGAGCCTCAGCGCCGAGGAACGTCCGGCTTACGGCAAGCTCGTGAACGAACTTAAGGTCGCCGTCTCCGAGGCCATCGACAAGGCTATCGAAACGGCAAAGGCAGCCGCCCTCCAAAAGAAACTGGACAGTGGCAGCGTCGACGTTTCGCTCCCGGGTGCCGGAATCGGCGCCGGCAGCACGCACCCGCTTTACGACGTGCGCGAAGAGATTATCGACTTCTTCAGCCAGATGGGTTTCGAGGTGGACTTCGGCCGCGACATCGAAACGGACTGGTATAACTTCGAAGCTTTGAATACGCCGCCCGACCACCCGAGCCGCGACATGCAGGATACGTTCTACGTGGACGACAAGGTGATGCTGCGTACGCACACCTCCGGCACGCAGATCCACTACATGGAAACGCACAAGCCGCCGTTCCGCATGATTGCTCCGGGCCACGTGTTCCGCGTCGATAACGATGCGACCCACGCCCCCATGTTCCAGCAGTGCGAAGGCCTCGTGGTCGACGAAAACATCAGCTTTGCAGACCTCAAGGGCGTGCTCCAGGTGTTCATGAACAAGCTGTTCGGCGAAGGCGTCAAGACGCGTTTCCGCCCGAGCTTCTTCCCCTTCACGGAGCCCAGCGCCGAAATGGACGTGAGCTGCGTGTTCTGCGGTGGCAAGGGCTGCCGTCGCTGCAAGGGAACCGGCTGGATGGAAATCGGCGGTTGCGGTTCAGTGGACCCGAACGTGTTCAAGAACTGCGGCATTGATTCCGAGAAGTACACGGGCTTTGCGTTTGGCTTCGGTCTCGACCGTATCGCCATGCTCCGCCACGAGATTCCCGAAATCGGACTCTTGACGGGCAACGACCAAAGGTTCCTCGAACAGTTCTAA